In a genomic window of Vigna angularis cultivar LongXiaoDou No.4 chromosome 6, ASM1680809v1, whole genome shotgun sequence:
- the LOC108323436 gene encoding beta-xylosidase/alpha-L-arabinofuranosidase 1, whose amino-acid sequence MACTENRQPKVSVFLCFSFVYVVAVLFSCERVSGQTSAVFACDVAKNPALAGYGFCDKSLSVEDRVADLVKRLTLRDKIGNLVNSAVNVSRLGIPKYEWWSEALHGVSNIGPGTRFSSVVPGATSFPMPILTAASFNSSLFEAIGRVVSTEARAMYNVGLAGLTYWSPNINIFRDPRWGRGQETPGEDPLLSSKYASGYVKGLQQTDDGDSNKLKVAACCKHYTAYDLDNWKGVQRYTFNAVVTQQDLDDTFQPPFKSCVIDGNVASVMCSYNQVNGKPTCADPDLLKGIIRGKWKLNGYIVSDCDSVEVLFKDQHYTKTPEEAAAQTILAGLDLNCGDYLGKYTEGAVNQGLVDEAAINNAVSNNFATLMRLGFFDGDPSKQPYGNLGPKDVCTSENRELAREAARQGIVLLKNSAGSLPLNAKAIKSLGVIGPNANATRVMIGNYEGIPCSYISPLQALTALVPTSYAPGCANVQCANAELDDATQIAASADATVIIVGASLAIEAESLDRINILLPGQQQLLVSQVANASKGPVILVIMSGGGMDVSFAKSNDKITSILWVGYPGEAGGAAIADVIFGFYNPSGRLPMTWYPQSYVNKVPMTNMNMRADPATGYPGRTYRFYKGETVFSFGDGISFSNIDHNIVKAPQLVSVPLAEDHECRSSECMSLDVADEHCQNLAFDIHLGVKNMGQRSSNHVVLLFFTPPDVHNAPQKHLLGFEKVHLPGKSEAQVRFKVDVCKDLSVVDELGNRKVPLGQHLLHVGNLKHPFIVRV is encoded by the exons ATGGCCTGCACCGAAAACAGACAGCCGAAGGTTTCTGTTTTCCTCTGTTTCTCATTTGTGTACGTGGTCGCGGTTTTGTTTAGTTGTGAACGGGTTTCGGGGCAAACGTCTGCTGTTTTTGCCTGCGATGTTGCCAAGAACCCGGCTTTGGCTGGTTACGGATTCTGTGACAAGTCACTCTCGGTGGAGGACAGGGTCGCGGACTTGGTGAAGAGGTTGACATTGCGAGATAAAATCGGAAACTTGGTGAATTCTGCTGTTAACGTGAGTAGGCTTGGGATTCCCAAGTACGAATGGTGGTCTGAGGCGCTTCATGGAGTGTCCAACATTGGACCTGGGACTCGCTTTTCCAGTGTCGTGCCCGGTGCCACCAGTTTTCCCATGCCCATTCTCACTGCAGCTTCTTTCAACTCTTCTCTGTTTGAAGCCATCGGAAGA GTAGTTTCAACTGAAGCCAGAGCAATGTACAATGTGGGGCTAGCCGGTTTGACTTATTGGTCGCCAAACATAAACATATTCAGAGATCCGAGATGGGGAAGAGGACAGGAGACACCGGGGGAAGACCCTTTGCTAAGTAGTAAATATGCATCAGGATACGTGAAAGGTCTTCAACAAACCGATGATGGAGACTCCAACAAGCTCAAGGTTGCTGCTTGTTGCAAACACTATACAGCCTATGATTTGGATAACTGGAAAGGTGTTCAGCGTTACACCTTCAATGCTGTG GTGACACAACAAGATTTGGATGACACTTTCCAACCACCGTTTAAGAGCTGTGTGATAGACGGGAATGTTGCCAGTGTCATGTGTTCCTACAACCAGGTTAATGGAAAACCAACCTGCGCAGACCCTGACCTTCTCAAGGGGATTATCCGGGGCAAATGGAAATTAAACGG ATATATAGTATCGGACTGTGATTCCGTAGAAGTTCTTTTCAAAGACCAGCACTACACCAAAACTCCTGAAGAAGCTGCAGCCCAAACTATTCTTGCAG GGTTGGATTTGAACTGTGGAGATTATCTTGGCAAATATACAGAAGGTGCAGTGAACCAAGGGCTTGTGGATGAAGCGGCCATTAACAATGCTGTCTCCAACAACTTCGCCACATTGATGCGTCTTGGTTTCTTTGATGGTGATCCAAGCAAGCAACCTTATGGAAACCTTGGTCCGAAGGATGTATGCACTTCAGAGAACCGGGAGCTGGCCCGTGAAGCTGCAAGGCAAGGAATTGTGTTGCTTAAAAATAGTGCAGGTTCTTTGCCTCTCAATGCCAAAGCCATTAAATCATTGGGAGTGATAGGGCCTAATGCTAATGCTACTAGAGTCATGATTGGAAACTATGAAG GCATTCCTTGTAGCTATATATCACCCTTGCAAGCCCTGACAGCGTTAGTTCCTACGAGCTATGCTCCTGGATGTGCAAACGTGCAATGTGCGAATGCGGAGTTGGATGATGCCACACAAATAGCAGCATCTGCAGATGCAACTGTGATCATAGTGGGTGCAAGTCTGGCTATAGAGGCCGAGAGTCTTGACAGAATCAACATTCTTCTTCCAGGACAGCAACAACTTCTAGTGAGTCAAGTTGCAAATGCATCCAAGGGACCTGTGATTCTTGTCATCATGTCTGGTGGGGGAATGGATGTGTCTTTTGCTAAATCTAATGATAAAATCACAAGCATCCTATGGGTTGGCTACCCTGGCGAAGCTGGTGGAGCTGCCATAGCAGACGTGATTTTTGGGTTTTATAATCCAA GTGGAAGGCTTCCCATGACATGGTATCCTCAATCATATGTAAACAAGGTACCAATGACAAACATGAACATGAGGGCAGATCCTGCAACAGGTTACCCTGGTAGAACATATAGATTTTACAAAGGGGAAACTGTTTTCTCCTTTGGAGATGGAATAAGTTTCTCAAATATTGATCACAACATAGTTAAGGCACCACAGTTGGTGTCTGTTCCTCTAGCAGAGGATCATGAATGTCGTTCATCAGAATGCATGTCACTTGATGTTGCTGATGAACATTGCCAAAACTTGGCCTTTGATATCCACCTTGGGGTGAAGAACATGGGGCAAAGAAGCAGTAACCATGTAGTTTTATTGTTCTTTACTCCTCCTGATGTGCATAATGCTCCTCAGAAACACTTGTTGGGTTTTGAGAAAGTACACTTACCAGGAAAATCAGAAGCACAGGTTAGGTTCAAGGTAGATGTTTGCAAGGATTTGAGTGTGGTTGATGAGCTTGGCAACAGGAAAGTTCCACTGGGACAACATCTGCTTCATGTGGGAAACTTGAAGCATCCATTTATTGTGAGGGTTTGA
- the LOC108323428 gene encoding soyasaponin III rhamnosyltransferase, translated as MDSAGTVSAHANGNGNGKIEKPLHIAMLPWLAMGHIYPYFEVAKILAQKGHHVTFINSPKNIDRMPKAPKNLQPFITLVRLSLPQVEHLPEGVESTMELPPGKNCFLKKAYEGLQVAEVLKTSKPDWLFYDFAAAWVIPIAKSLNISCAHYNITPAYNKVFFDPPKDKMKDFSIETICGPPTWLPFPTTLRLRPYEFLRALKRNKDEETGEKANFDLNKAYSSCDLFLLRTSRELEGEWLDYLADNYKVPVVPVGLLPPSMQIRDVEEEDKNPDWVTIKDWVDGKESSSVVYIGFGSELKLSQEDLTELANGIELSGLPFFWALKNLKEGVLELPEGFEERTKDRGIVWKGWAPQLKILAHGAIGGCMSHCGSGSVIEKLHFGHVLVTLPYLLDQALFSRVLEEKKVAIEVPRSEKDGSFTGDSVAKTLRFAIVDEEGSSLRKNAKEMGKVFSSAELHNQYIEGLIAALYKYRIPSTS; from the coding sequence ATGGATTCTGCTGGTACAGTTTCAGCTCATGCAAATGGCAATGGCAATGGCAAAATCGAGAAGCCTCTTCACATAGCCATGCTCCCGTGGCTGGCCATGGGTCATATATATCCTTACTTTGAGGTGGCCAAGATTCTTGCTCAGAAGGGTCATCATGTAACCTTCATAAACAGTCCCAAAAACATTGATCGCATGCCCAAAGCTCCCAAAAACTTACAACCATTCATTACATTGGTGAGACTATCATTGCCACAAGTAGAGCATCTTCCAGAAGGTGTTGAGAGCACCATGGAACTTCCCCCAGGAAAGAACTGTTTCCTCAAGAAGGCTTATGAGGGTCTCCAAGTTGCTGAGGTGCTCAAAACTTCCAAGCCTGATTGGCTATTCTACGACTTTGCAGCTGCTTGGGTAATCCCAATAGCTAAAAGCCTCAACATTTCCTGTGCGCATTACAACATAACTCCAGCTTACAACAAAGTCTTCTTTGATCCACCAAAGGACAAAATGAAGGATTTCTCCATTGAAACCATATGTGGCCCTCCCACTTGGCTTCCTTTCCCCACAACACTTCGTCTCAGGCCTTATGAGTTCCTCAGAGCATTGAAACGTAACAAAGACGAGGAGACAGGGGAAAAGGCTAACTTTGATCTCAACAAAGCATATTCCAGCTGTGACTTGTTTCTTCTCAGAACCTCCAGAGAGCTTGAGGGAGAGTGGTTAGATTATCTTGCCGATAACTACAAGGTCCCTGTGGTTCCAGTGGGGTTGCTTCCACCATCGATGCAGATAAGAGATGTTGAAGAGGAAGATAAAAACCCTGACTGGGTCACAATCAAGGACTGGGTGGACGGAAAAGAGTCCTCTTCAGTGGTGTACATTGGATTTGGGAGCGAGTTGAAGCTGAGTCAGGAAGACCTCACTGAGTTGGCCAATGGCATTGAGCTTTCTGGGTTGCCTTTCTTTTGGGCTCTGAAGAACCTGAAAGAGGGGGTGCTCGAGTTGCCAGAAGGGTTTGAGGAGAGAACGAAGGATCGTGGGATTGTTTGGAAGGGTTGGGCACCCCAGCTTAAGATCTTGGCTCATGGAGCAATTGGGGGATGCATGAGTCACTGTGGTTCTGGTTCTGTGATTGAAAAACTTCATTTTGGGCATGTGCTTGTGACCTTACCTTATTTGCTTGACCAAGCCCTGTTTTCAAGGGTGCTAGAGGAAAAGAAGGTGGCCATTGAGGTGCCAAGGAGCGAGAAAGATGGGTCCTTTACTGGGGACTCTGTGGCCAAGACATTGAGGTTTGCAATCGTGGATGAAGAGGGAAGTAGTTTAAGGAAGAATGCAAAGGAGATGGGGAAGGTTTTCAGTTCTGCAGAACTTCACAATCAATACATTGAAGGTCTCATTGCTGCACTTTACAAGTATAGGATTCCTTCCACCAGTTAA